In the Candidatus Poribacteria bacterium genome, one interval contains:
- the gatB gene encoding Asp-tRNA(Asn)/Glu-tRNA(Gln) amidotransferase subunit GatB, whose amino-acid sequence MAYKYETVIGLEIHAELSTNSKLFCNCEVKFGSEANTQTCPICLGMPGVLPVMNQRAVEFSIRAALGLNCKIASYSKFDRKNYFYPDLPKGYQISQYDLPLAYDGYVNYELDGETKRVRINRIHLEEDAGKLVHADVTGNPNQSYVDFNRSCVPLLEIVSEPDLRTPAEAIVYWRAVKEILEYVEVSDCNMEEGSFRCDANISLRPVGSKELGTRTELKNKNSFQHVLTALEYEEKRQARLLDQGEEVVQETVLFDINTGRTAPMRSKEEAHDYRYFPEPDLVPFEVDGAEVECIRASLPELPAERRKRFVEEYDIPTYDAEFLTATRQIADFFDETARLSSDPKSGSNWIMGDLSGLLNNAGIEIQEAKVTPAHLSELIQLIKDQTISGKIAKSVLPDVFETGKTPKQIVEEKGLSQISDVSAIESIVDQAIEENPGPAQDYRDGKQKAIGFLVGQVTHRWPTNFCDKNLTGKAPTNNG is encoded by the coding sequence ATGGCATACAAATACGAAACCGTTATCGGTTTGGAGATTCACGCTGAATTATCGACAAACAGCAAACTCTTTTGCAACTGTGAGGTTAAGTTTGGATCCGAGGCAAATACGCAAACCTGTCCAATCTGTTTGGGGATGCCCGGTGTGCTGCCTGTGATGAATCAGCGGGCGGTCGAATTCTCAATCCGTGCCGCTTTAGGCCTGAACTGCAAAATCGCGTCTTACAGCAAATTCGATCGGAAAAATTATTTCTATCCAGATTTGCCCAAAGGTTACCAGATCTCACAGTATGATCTACCCCTCGCCTACGACGGTTATGTCAATTATGAACTGGATGGCGAAACGAAGCGTGTTCGCATTAATCGTATTCACTTAGAGGAGGATGCCGGAAAGTTAGTCCATGCGGATGTGACAGGAAATCCAAATCAGAGCTATGTAGACTTCAATCGTTCATGTGTGCCGTTGTTAGAGATTGTTAGTGAGCCGGATCTCCGCACCCCCGCAGAAGCAATTGTCTACTGGCGCGCTGTCAAAGAAATTCTAGAGTATGTCGAAGTCAGCGATTGTAACATGGAGGAGGGAAGTTTCCGATGTGATGCGAATATCTCCCTGCGTCCTGTCGGCAGCAAAGAACTAGGAACACGAACGGAGTTAAAAAACAAAAATTCATTTCAGCATGTGTTGACCGCCTTGGAATACGAAGAGAAACGTCAAGCACGGCTTCTCGATCAGGGCGAGGAAGTTGTCCAAGAAACTGTACTGTTTGATATCAACACCGGCAGGACAGCACCCATGCGTAGCAAAGAAGAAGCTCACGATTATCGCTACTTTCCTGAACCGGACCTTGTTCCTTTTGAGGTAGATGGAGCAGAAGTTGAATGTATTCGAGCATCGTTGCCGGAACTACCCGCCGAGCGCCGCAAACGTTTTGTCGAAGAGTACGATATTCCTACCTATGATGCAGAATTTCTCACCGCCACACGACAGATAGCAGACTTTTTCGATGAAACAGCACGTCTCAGCAGTGATCCAAAGTCGGGCAGTAACTGGATCATGGGTGACTTGTCGGGGCTGTTGAACAATGCAGGGATAGAGATTCAGGAGGCTAAAGTAACGCCCGCTCACCTCAGCGAACTGATTCAGCTAATTAAAGATCAGACAATCAGTGGTAAAATTGCTAAATCCGTCCTACCCGATGTCTTTGAAACCGGCAAAACTCCAAAACAGATCGTTGAAGAGAAAGGGCTTTCGCAGATTTCCGACGTGTCTGCAATCGAGTCAATCGTCGATCAGGCCATCGAAGAAAATCCAGGTCCTGCACAAGATTACCGAGATGGAAAGCAGAAGGCAATCGGTTTCCTCGTCGGTCAAGTGACCCACAGATGGCCAACCAACTTTTGCGACAAAAACTTGACGGGTAAGGCACCAACAAACAATGGCTGA
- a CDS encoding Ldh family oxidoreductase: MATTHKLQASHLHSITRRIFVAAGATRHIADDVAEILVNANLAGHDSHGVLRIPAYLRSIEGGGIVPNVEPEVARETANTMFFDGKNCFGHYIARQAMNRAIEKAKAADICSVSIVNTGHIGRLGEYAEAAASAGCIGIITTGGGGRMQGITVPFGGAGGATGTNPIAVGVPTGDDAPFVIDIATSMIAEGKIQVARSKGEDLPEDHIVDKNGNPSVKPADFYDGGFLLPFGLHKGYSIGLLVCLLGGLSGTFDIEKGAMGGCFMQVINVNSLTPLDEYQQGVRAFLDGIKSIPPAPGFNEVLVPGDFEHRNRVQRLADDIELPDTIHQQISECAEKLGVSMSEDAVEPADAERYE, encoded by the coding sequence ATGGCAACAACACATAAACTTCAAGCAAGTCATTTGCATTCTATCACGCGACGGATATTTGTCGCAGCAGGCGCAACCCGCCACATCGCTGACGATGTGGCAGAAATTCTGGTCAACGCGAACCTCGCTGGCCACGACTCACACGGAGTCCTTCGCATCCCCGCATATCTGCGCAGCATTGAAGGTGGTGGAATTGTTCCGAATGTGGAGCCTGAAGTTGCTAGGGAAACCGCGAATACCATGTTTTTCGATGGGAAAAACTGTTTCGGTCATTACATCGCTCGACAGGCGATGAACCGTGCAATTGAGAAAGCAAAAGCAGCAGATATTTGTAGCGTAAGTATCGTTAATACCGGTCACATTGGTCGCCTGGGTGAGTATGCAGAAGCAGCGGCAAGCGCGGGATGTATTGGTATTATTACGACCGGTGGAGGTGGGCGAATGCAGGGAATTACAGTGCCCTTTGGCGGTGCTGGCGGTGCAACAGGCACCAACCCGATTGCCGTAGGTGTCCCAACCGGTGACGATGCGCCGTTTGTCATTGATATTGCCACAAGTATGATTGCTGAGGGCAAAATCCAAGTCGCACGGAGCAAAGGCGAAGATTTGCCTGAAGACCACATAGTGGATAAGAACGGAAATCCGAGTGTCAAACCTGCGGACTTTTACGATGGCGGATTCCTCCTACCGTTTGGCTTGCACAAAGGTTACTCAATCGGCTTGCTGGTTTGTTTGCTTGGAGGACTATCTGGCACTTTTGATATTGAAAAAGGCGCGATGGGCGGCTGTTTTATGCAGGTGATAAATGTCAACTCGCTGACGCCGTTGGACGAATATCAACAGGGCGTGCGTGCTTTCCTAGATGGCATCAAGTCGATCCCTCCTGCACCGGGCTTTAACGAGGTCCTTGTCCCCGGTGACTTTGAACATCGGAATCGCGTCCAGCGTCTGGCTGACGATATTGAACTCCCCGATACTATCCATCAGCAGATTTCGGAGTGTGCAGAGAAACTAGGTGTTTCAATGAGCGAAGACGCTGTTGAACCTGCCGACGCAGAACGATATGAATGA
- a CDS encoding aldo/keto reductase: protein MQVVDLGRTGLRVSRLSIGTGTHGWGGKSDQTALGLKGLVDLLHFAHDQGVTFWDAADQYGSHSYIKEALKGLDRSSVVITSKTVSRTRESVENDVKRFLKEIGSDYVDIVLLHCLTEFDWPERYPDAMEALERCKEQGLIRAHGVSCHDYGAFQTAAMTKWVEVVLARINYTGVHMDASPADVIRTMEQMAAFGKGIYGMKVLGQSKLAEEDGPKQGIEFVMGLPCVHAMTIGMTSRSEVEENVAIVNELAD, encoded by the coding sequence ATGCAAGTTGTCGATCTTGGCAGAACAGGGCTGCGAGTTTCGCGGCTTTCGATTGGAACAGGTACGCACGGCTGGGGTGGAAAATCGGATCAGACGGCACTAGGATTGAAAGGATTGGTCGACCTCCTCCACTTTGCCCACGATCAGGGTGTAACGTTTTGGGATGCCGCAGATCAATACGGCAGCCACTCCTACATCAAGGAAGCCCTCAAGGGATTGGATCGGTCATCAGTTGTTATCACATCAAAAACTGTTTCGCGCACTAGAGAATCGGTTGAAAATGATGTCAAACGCTTCTTGAAGGAAATCGGATCGGACTATGTGGATATTGTATTGCTGCACTGTCTCACCGAATTCGATTGGCCCGAGCGCTATCCGGACGCGATGGAAGCCTTAGAGCGGTGCAAAGAACAGGGACTCATACGTGCGCATGGCGTTTCATGCCACGATTATGGCGCGTTCCAAACGGCTGCCATGACCAAATGGGTCGAAGTTGTGTTAGCCCGGATTAACTACACTGGCGTCCACATGGACGCATCACCGGCTGATGTTATACGGACTATGGAACAGATGGCAGCATTTGGCAAAGGTATCTATGGAATGAAGGTACTTGGACAAAGCAAGTTAGCCGAGGAAGATGGCCCGAAGCAAGGTATTGAGTTTGTCATGGGGCTGCCTTGTGTACACGCAATGACAATTGGCATGACTAGCCGGAGCGAAGTTGAAGAGAATGTTGCAATTGTCAATGAACTTGCTGATTAA
- a CDS encoding peptidoglycan DD-metalloendopeptidase family protein: MKLFDLKILSPFVYIIAASLLQVPALLLAQNPEQTEQWQREHEEKKEEKRSLEEQRNTIIQKEQGILQKLQEIETKLATNKKELARYQQEIENHTLEAAELQRELEELLSQDKEQKKRAIKRISAIYKLGYNKEDEHFLRILFGAQDMQDLVEKYKYMGVIAEADQDMLKEIQLRQKEIAQKSTEIVHQIQLAKEAEKAKQAERLLLLAQERRRQQLLHKYRTEKGTHNQALKELRAAVAQLEERLGIASDEHLTKQAQAIKSIRPALFGKLPWPVVGVIVRSQTPTDRGITIKAKKGKPVRCVADGIVADSESIIGYGNTVVVMHGNGYISLYAHLSDISVKRGDIVQAKQVLGTVGETGSLIGSVLYFALWKDYEPLNTRRWLQER, translated from the coding sequence TTGAAACTGTTTGATTTGAAGATTTTAAGTCCTTTTGTCTACATCATCGCTGCGAGTCTCCTTCAGGTTCCCGCGCTACTCCTAGCGCAAAATCCGGAGCAGACGGAACAGTGGCAGCGGGAACATGAAGAGAAGAAGGAGGAGAAGCGTAGCCTAGAAGAACAAAGAAACACGATTATCCAAAAGGAACAAGGGATCTTACAGAAACTACAAGAAATTGAAACCAAGTTAGCCACTAACAAAAAAGAACTCGCCCGGTATCAACAAGAGATTGAAAATCATACACTTGAGGCTGCGGAACTTCAAAGAGAATTAGAGGAGTTGCTCTCTCAAGACAAGGAACAAAAGAAACGTGCGATAAAGCGGATTAGTGCGATTTACAAGCTAGGCTACAATAAGGAAGATGAACACTTCTTGAGGATATTGTTTGGTGCTCAGGATATGCAGGATCTTGTGGAAAAGTATAAGTATATGGGGGTTATCGCCGAAGCAGATCAAGATATGTTAAAGGAGATACAACTTCGACAGAAAGAAATTGCACAAAAATCCACTGAAATTGTTCACCAAATCCAATTAGCAAAGGAAGCAGAGAAAGCAAAGCAAGCGGAACGTTTACTCCTGCTCGCCCAAGAACGGAGACGCCAACAACTCCTACATAAGTACCGGACAGAGAAAGGAACTCATAACCAAGCGTTAAAGGAGTTAAGAGCTGCTGTTGCACAGTTGGAGGAACGACTCGGAATCGCCAGTGATGAACATCTTACAAAACAGGCGCAGGCGATTAAAAGCATTCGGCCGGCCCTGTTTGGCAAACTCCCTTGGCCCGTCGTCGGGGTGATTGTGCGGAGCCAAACGCCCACTGACCGTGGTATCACCATTAAAGCAAAGAAGGGGAAACCGGTGCGGTGTGTTGCAGATGGTATTGTTGCAGACTCCGAATCAATTATAGGCTATGGTAACACAGTTGTCGTTATGCACGGGAATGGATACATCTCCCTTTATGCGCATCTGTCAGATATATCTGTGAAACGGGGTGATATCGTTCAAGCGAAACAGGTCCTCGGAACCGTCGGCGAAACCGGATCCCTGATTGGTTCAGTGCTTTACTTTGCGCTTTGGAAGGACTATGAGCCTTTGAATACGCGAAGATGGTTACAAGAAAGATGA
- a CDS encoding sugar kinase: MYDLVTFGEAMVRLTSPEFRRLEQSSTLLMDAGGAELNVAVNGAQLGLRTAWVSRLVDNWSGKFIANKGRELGVDTSHIAWTPFDGVGLERNGFYHVELSAGPRASTVTYDRGYSAISNIQPGEINWSQIFDGARWFHLSGITPALSESAAAVAKEALQAARAADVKTSYDLNFRSKLWNAEQAQAANREMMDHVCVLIGNEEDFEMALGFKAEGTTESFSQLDPESYKEVAQRVCEAFPNIEMIGTTLRDAKTGWLNDWRTLLFDGSDFYLSRIYENLELVDRVGGGDSFSAGLIYSLLSGKSLQEAVDFGGGYSALAHTFPGDFNWATAEEAESAMQAGSVRIRR; the protein is encoded by the coding sequence ATGTACGATTTAGTTACATTTGGCGAAGCGATGGTACGACTCACTTCGCCCGAGTTTAGGCGGCTTGAGCAGTCGTCAACGCTATTGATGGACGCCGGCGGGGCGGAGTTGAATGTCGCAGTCAATGGGGCTCAGTTAGGACTACGCACCGCATGGGTCTCTCGCTTGGTTGATAACTGGTCAGGAAAATTCATCGCTAACAAAGGACGTGAGTTAGGCGTCGATACGTCCCATATTGCGTGGACACCGTTTGACGGCGTCGGGCTAGAACGGAACGGATTCTATCATGTCGAATTAAGTGCGGGCCCCCGCGCTAGCACCGTTACCTATGACCGCGGTTATTCAGCAATCTCAAATATCCAACCCGGCGAAATTAATTGGTCACAGATTTTTGATGGTGCCCGTTGGTTCCATCTGAGCGGCATCACTCCGGCACTATCTGAATCCGCAGCAGCGGTAGCGAAAGAAGCACTTCAGGCAGCACGTGCCGCAGACGTAAAAACGAGTTACGACCTAAACTTCCGATCCAAGTTATGGAACGCAGAACAAGCACAGGCTGCGAATCGTGAGATGATGGATCACGTCTGTGTGCTCATCGGTAACGAAGAGGATTTTGAGATGGCACTCGGATTCAAAGCAGAGGGTACAACTGAAAGTTTCAGCCAACTTGATCCGGAGAGTTATAAAGAGGTCGCACAACGGGTTTGTGAGGCATTCCCCAATATCGAAATGATTGGCACAACCCTGCGCGACGCAAAAACCGGTTGGCTGAACGATTGGCGCACGCTTCTGTTCGACGGATCAGACTTCTACCTATCGCGCATCTACGAAAATCTCGAACTTGTTGATCGCGTCGGCGGCGGTGATAGTTTCTCCGCAGGATTGATCTATAGCCTGCTCAGCGGCAAATCACTTCAAGAAGCAGTTGATTTCGGTGGTGGCTACTCCGCGCTTGCGCATACCTTTCCCGGTGATTTCAACTGGGCAACTGCCGAAGAAGCTGAAAGCGCAATGCAGGCGGGTAGTGTTAGGATTCGGCGATAG
- a CDS encoding nitroreductase, whose protein sequence is MSQDTLSTEIRSVPTDQRFPVTETIRSRRTIFQFKPDPVPQDVLEEILEAGIWSPNHHLTEPWRFTVIGEETKLILAERYSEIQIEKITSNPKAAAAADEAILAKAGEQGFKKFTSKPTIVAVSCLQDGDEQRKREDYAATCCAMLNIQLAGWERGVGMQWSTGAITLEQNTYDLLGIDSDCEYIIGFYYMGYPAEVPTHERKPVSEQIRWTD, encoded by the coding sequence ATGAGTCAAGATACTTTGAGCACTGAGATACGCTCTGTTCCGACCGATCAGAGATTCCCTGTTACAGAAACAATCCGATCTCGCCGAACGATTTTTCAGTTTAAGCCGGATCCAGTGCCCCAAGATGTTCTCGAAGAGATTCTTGAGGCAGGTATCTGGAGTCCCAATCACCACCTAACCGAGCCGTGGCGATTCACTGTCATTGGTGAAGAAACGAAGCTAATCCTCGCTGAACGGTATAGTGAAATCCAGATCGAAAAAATTACGTCCAACCCAAAAGCGGCTGCGGCTGCGGATGAAGCAATCCTTGCCAAGGCAGGAGAGCAAGGCTTCAAGAAGTTCACGTCCAAACCGACAATTGTGGCGGTTTCGTGTCTTCAAGATGGCGACGAACAACGCAAGCGCGAAGACTACGCTGCAACCTGCTGCGCGATGCTGAACATTCAACTGGCTGGTTGGGAGCGAGGGGTCGGGATGCAGTGGAGCACCGGCGCAATCACGCTGGAGCAAAATACCTACGATCTACTCGGTATTGATTCCGATTGTGAGTATATCATCGGATTTTATTATATGGGTTATCCGGCTGAAGTGCCCACGCATGAGCGGAAACCCGTGAGTGAACAAATCCGATGGACGGATTGA